A DNA window from Bradyrhizobium barranii subsp. barranii contains the following coding sequences:
- a CDS encoding aldo/keto reductase has product MNQVPCDRKRIGLGCMALTGIYGHIARDVAIDIIRHAFDMGVTHFDTAELYGPFVNEELLADALGSRRTRVEIATKFGYRLEAGKIAGLDSRPQSIRSAVEGSLRRLRRDYIDVLYQHRPDPNIPVEEVVGTMSDLVKEGKVLELGLSATDIETVQRASAIHRISFVQNEYSLIQRQPEQGLLAYLNGTGTDFVCYSPLGRGILARIPDVEAKRSPTDYRNKDPRFEPTRLAELSLALDPLWDIAAAHLVRPATVALAWLLGRSPNIRVIPGATSVEQLNANFAAASVPLSSEQRVALDHLMVARAAD; this is encoded by the coding sequence ATGAACCAGGTACCTTGCGACCGCAAGCGCATCGGTTTGGGGTGCATGGCACTGACTGGCATTTACGGCCATATCGCCCGCGATGTTGCCATTGATATCATCCGCCACGCATTCGACATGGGTGTCACCCATTTCGACACGGCCGAGCTCTACGGTCCGTTTGTCAACGAAGAGCTATTAGCTGATGCGCTTGGCTCCCGTCGCACCCGTGTCGAGATAGCCACGAAATTCGGATATCGGCTCGAAGCCGGCAAGATCGCAGGATTGGATTCCCGTCCGCAATCGATTCGTTCAGCCGTGGAAGGGTCGCTGCGCCGACTGCGGCGCGACTACATTGACGTCCTCTATCAGCATCGCCCTGACCCAAACATTCCGGTCGAAGAGGTCGTCGGCACGATGTCGGACCTCGTGAAAGAAGGGAAAGTGCTTGAGCTTGGCCTGTCTGCTACCGATATAGAAACGGTGCAGCGAGCGTCCGCAATACACCGGATATCTTTCGTTCAAAACGAATACTCCCTTATCCAGCGGCAGCCCGAGCAGGGACTACTTGCCTATCTGAACGGCACAGGCACCGATTTCGTGTGCTACTCACCACTTGGGCGGGGCATCCTCGCGCGGATACCCGACGTGGAAGCAAAGCGTTCGCCGACCGACTATCGTAACAAGGACCCCCGCTTCGAACCGACACGTCTGGCCGAGCTCAGCCTTGCTCTCGATCCGCTTTGGGACATAGCGGCTGCTCACTTGGTCAGGCCAGCTACAGTCGCCCTCGCATGGCTGCTGGGGAGGTCACCCAACATCCGGGTCATTCCAGGCGCTACTTCGGTAGAGCAACTGAATGCGAACTTTGCCGCAGCGTCGGTGCCTCTATCTTCGGAGCAGCGAGTTGCCCTCGATCACCTTATGGTTGCCCGAGCCGCAGACTGA
- a CDS encoding AAA family ATPase: protein MKIAITGTHSSGKSTFLQSLEQELNDMGLRIHRIGDFAPRAQGLGFPILTQHTYESTLWIMAECLRCEAEASLQNDVILVDRPVIDALGYLHAALQVSARTIDSRRSGELMTIVKADIPDYDILIRTAVDTDIAVGEGRDSDAAFRVEAASSIERLVNQIEPKALILTSGNRDKIVERVLESVRSRLLTLRPQ, encoded by the coding sequence ATGAAAATCGCTATTACGGGCACGCATTCGTCCGGCAAGTCCACGTTCCTGCAAAGTCTAGAGCAGGAGCTCAACGATATGGGTTTGAGAATTCACCGGATCGGCGATTTTGCACCCAGGGCACAAGGCCTTGGCTTTCCGATTTTGACCCAGCATACCTACGAAAGCACGCTCTGGATCATGGCGGAATGCTTGCGGTGCGAAGCCGAGGCCTCGCTTCAGAATGACGTCATTCTGGTCGATCGGCCCGTTATCGATGCGTTGGGATATCTACACGCCGCCTTGCAGGTGTCGGCGCGGACCATCGACAGCCGGCGGTCGGGCGAATTGATGACGATCGTGAAGGCGGATATCCCCGATTACGACATCCTTATCAGAACTGCAGTGGACACTGATATCGCGGTTGGTGAGGGACGGGATTCGGACGCAGCATTTCGCGTGGAAGCGGCGAGCTCGATCGAACGGCTTGTCAACCAGATCGAACCGAAGGCTCTCATCCTGACCTCTGGCAACAGAGACAAAATAGTGGAGCGTGTTCTTGAGAGCGTTCGATCTCGACTGCTGACTCTAAGGCCGCAATGA
- a CDS encoding 3'-5' exonuclease — protein sequence MEIDTGRFWIIDVEGSGSSPPEIVELAMLQVDRLVLTENKRHWFVRPEHGIKPAATRIHGLTDDDVVGSPDIADIVDDIITWIEDTPIVGHNVKIEVDILSRSLPDWKPSSAIDTLKLTKILKPELASYGLANLGVEFGLADEAARRTDAKHHSALYDATLTALLMIHLLSPLPADERRRVLMEANILDPRQGSLL from the coding sequence ATGGAAATAGATACAGGGCGTTTCTGGATCATCGACGTCGAGGGTAGCGGCAGCTCTCCGCCGGAAATCGTCGAGCTGGCGATGCTGCAGGTCGATCGGCTCGTGCTCACCGAAAACAAACGGCACTGGTTCGTGCGGCCAGAGCACGGGATCAAGCCAGCCGCCACGCGCATCCACGGACTGACAGACGACGATGTTGTAGGGTCTCCGGACATCGCCGACATCGTCGATGACATCATTACGTGGATCGAGGACACGCCGATCGTCGGTCACAATGTAAAAATCGAGGTAGATATTCTGTCGAGGTCGCTCCCCGACTGGAAACCCAGTTCCGCGATCGACACGTTGAAGCTTACAAAGATCCTCAAGCCGGAATTGGCATCGTACGGTCTTGCCAATCTGGGTGTTGAATTCGGCTTGGCCGATGAGGCCGCTAGGCGCACTGACGCAAAGCATCATTCTGCGCTCTACGACGCCACGCTGACTGCCCTTCTCATGATCCATCTGCTGTCGCCCCTGCCCGCCGACGAACGGCGCAGAGTTCTCATGGAAGCGAACATTCTGGATCCAAGACAGGGATCTTTGTTGTGA
- a CDS encoding radical SAM protein, whose product MPVLRAAPADLPHSLRNVVEYRKSGLSLNHVVGCPLDCGYCVRHLFQNFGMKQPHLVVSDSEAVDILTNHWAFRADTTPIQIFNRATEPFLPSVKDHLFATLELLDQRGLKNSVLVITRWKIEADDIARLERLKNIRLTILVTWSGIEDARVEPVDSAHAENSLRVLHDHAARTKAILYWRPLIAGLNDTDNHIGRALALSEYADATVFTGLFHRAEIRAHLREAGVADLYPEIARRKILPAEIERRVTEAFAGKALFRKTSCGVAYAHGAADYNGHFGIREICDICPQQQIDRCAQTHVKPEVSRVRELAALAKLVSNHISIDDRRIELSGSTEQQRYFIQHTLNYQVHDRSHPHLHGRHGRAEVGWK is encoded by the coding sequence ATGCCAGTCCTTCGCGCCGCGCCAGCCGACCTTCCGCACTCGCTCCGGAACGTGGTCGAGTATCGAAAATCCGGCCTCAGCCTCAACCATGTCGTGGGCTGCCCGCTCGATTGCGGCTATTGCGTCCGCCATCTCTTTCAGAACTTCGGGATGAAGCAGCCACATCTGGTGGTCAGCGATAGCGAGGCGGTCGATATTTTGACCAACCATTGGGCCTTCCGAGCCGATACGACGCCGATCCAAATCTTCAACCGGGCGACCGAGCCCTTCCTGCCAAGCGTGAAGGACCACCTGTTTGCGACGCTGGAGCTGCTCGACCAACGGGGACTGAAGAATTCAGTGCTTGTCATCACTCGATGGAAAATCGAGGCTGACGATATCGCACGGCTGGAGCGACTGAAGAACATTCGCCTCACCATCCTCGTCACCTGGTCCGGCATCGAGGACGCCAGAGTGGAGCCTGTCGACAGCGCGCATGCGGAAAACTCGTTGCGTGTTCTCCACGACCATGCAGCAAGAACCAAAGCCATTCTCTACTGGAGACCGCTGATCGCCGGACTGAACGACACGGACAATCACATCGGCCGGGCGCTGGCGCTCTCCGAGTATGCCGATGCCACGGTATTCACGGGTCTTTTTCATCGCGCAGAAATCCGCGCGCATCTTCGTGAAGCTGGCGTAGCGGACCTCTATCCGGAGATTGCAAGGCGCAAAATCCTGCCCGCAGAGATCGAGCGGCGCGTGACGGAGGCTTTTGCAGGCAAAGCGCTGTTCCGAAAGACGTCCTGCGGAGTGGCCTATGCACATGGCGCTGCTGATTACAACGGCCATTTCGGAATACGCGAGATTTGCGACATCTGTCCGCAGCAGCAGATTGACCGCTGTGCGCAGACTCACGTGAAACCCGAAGTGTCACGCGTGCGGGAGCTGGCAGCGCTTGCGAAACTTGTGTCCAATCACATATCGATTGACGATCGCCGGATCGAGCTGAGCGGCAGCACTGAGCAGCAGCGCTACTTCATTCAGCACACGCTCAATTATCAGGTCCACGATCGATCGCACCCGCATCTTCACGGGCGGCATGGACGGGCTGAAGTTGGATGGAAATAG